The genomic DNA GGAGTGAGGAGAAAGGAGATGATCAGTCATTGCGGTGGATCAACTGTATCGAAAGATGAAGGCCTCAATGGATTACGAAGACTTAAGGTTGCGTTGCGCGATGGCCACGTTCCGGAGAAAACCCTGGTGTTTGGCACGTCGAATCGGGCTTTGTTGAAATACAGCCGTGAAGGTCGATTCGTCCAGATTGGAAAGCTCTCGCAAGTTAGGGGAGAGGGTCAACGAGGAAGATTGAAAAGCACGTTCCTGAGTCGGTTCGGCTCGTAAATTGAACGGGCACACGTCGAGACAATCGTCGCAGCCGAAGATTTTGTTTCCTATGTCGGCTTGTAACTCGTGAGGGATGACGGCGTCATCGCCGCGCAACTCGATGGTGAGATAGGAAATACAACGTGTGGCGTCGACGACATAGGGTTCGATGATGGCTCTCGTGGGACAAGCCTGAATGCAAAGCGTGCAGCTGCCGCAGAGATCAGTCGCCGGTTCATCTGGTTCCAGATCCAATGTGGTCAGCACTTCTCCCAACAGCAGCCAAGAACCATAGTCCGCTGAAACAAGGTTGGAATGCTTCCCAATCCAGCCCAAGCCCGCCTGTTCGGCCCAGGCTTTCTCCATGATGGGGCCGGTGTCGCAGTAGGAACGGGTTTTCGATTCGGGTGCCATCTCGTGAATGACCTGCTCCAGTTGCTTGAGCCTGGCATCAAAAAGCTTGTGATAGTCCCTTCCCCAAGCATATCGTGCAATACGGCCGTAGCCCGGCTGTTCGTCGGCGCGTTGTTCGGTGAGGTAGTTGATTCCCAGTGAAATGATTGATCGGCAACCGGCAAGCACCCGGCCGGGATCGGCGCGCTTGTTCGGCGCCCGTTCCATCCAGGCCATGGTGCCGTGATAGCCTCGCCGGAGCCATTCGGTGAGACGGTCGAAAAGATGTCGAGGCGCCGTGGTCTCGGAATGGGAAAAAGGACCGTTTCCTTGGTTGCCGGCAGCTGACCCTGTCTGTCCACCGGATACGTGCGTAATGCCGACCGCATCGAACCCCAGCGCGCGGGCTTCTTGTTTGATTGCTGCCGTAATAGACATGGAATGCAAGCGAGCTCAATGTTGAGCGGAGCAATTAAAACGGACACTGAAGTGGGCCGAACATCGGACCGATTTGCATCGTCCGCACGTGCCGACAATGTTCGTCTTCCAATCGGTCTCCGTTTTATCAAACCGGCACTGCAGGCGGCCGCCTTTCGAGATCGTGGTCCAGGGTTGCTTGGTGCCAGGAATGGAGGCCACCCGGCATCCTTGTGGGAACGGAACGTGGCAAGGGCGCCCGGTTTCACCTTGTTCCATTGAAAAGCTGCACGACAATTCCGTGGTGGCTCCGGAGTCCTCTACCTCCTGTGCGGTCATGTCGACGGAGGGAACGAGAAGGATCAAGAACGGCACAACGACCAAGCTCAACGCGATGCGTCCGATCGCCATAGATGTCAATGGTAACACAGTCCTTTATCTTGCGGCCATGGAGAGGGCCGCGTAGAATCTTTACGCTGGCTTCTGTTCACAACCAATGGAGGCTCCATGCTCGCGACCAGGATTACGCAAAAAGAAGGCGCATTCTATTTCATCGCGTACAAGGCCGGTGAACTGTTGGACAAGGTTCGGTTCACCAGCCGGTATTACTTCGAGGGTGAAGAGATCGCCCAAGCCAAGATTTCAGAGCATGACGACGTAGCACAGTTTATTGCGGGAATCGAGCGGAGCGAGAAGGGCTTTCAACGGGTCTTGAATCGGCAGAAGATCAAGCAGATCGTCAATTTTTATGAAACGGTGGTGGCTCAACCGATGATTCCCGGAACCGTGCTGCTGTTTACCGACGAAACACTTCGTTTCCAAAAGATGGACGGCTCGGATTCAATCGGTCACCTCAGCGAGCCGAAGGGAAAGTATCTGGTGATCGACGGGCAACATCGACTCGCCGGGCTCCACTTTTTCCATGACAAACATCCGGATCAAAGTGCGCAGGTCGAGGTGCCATGCCTGTTGTTTGACGGCAGAAGTGCTGACTTTGCGACGGAGATGTTCGTGATCATCAACTCCACCCACACGCGGATCAACCGGTCGCATTTGGTCGATCTCTACGAAAAAGTCTCATGGGAAAGTCCTGAAAAGAAATTTGCCGCCAAGGTCGTGAACCTCCTCTATGGCGAGCAGGACTCTCCGCTGCAGTACAAGATCAATCGCCTTGGGGGGCGGAGCAAACAGGAAAAATGGATTCTGCAGTCCGAGGTGTTCAACGAGTTGCTGAAAGTCGTGACGGTCCACAAACGCTGGATGGAGTCCCACTTGGGGATGAAGGCCGAGCGCTGCTATGCACTGGTGCGCGACTATCTGAAAGGAGTCAAGGACGTCATGGGCGAAATTTGGGGGCAGAACGACCGGTATATGTTTACGCGCGATGTGACACTCAAGGCGTTGATTCGTGTCCTGGACGACTTGATCGTGGATCGCAAGCTCATCAATGATTGGAACGAGCAGCGCTCGTCTCAACCGTTCGCTGAGGTCGTCAAGCCCTGGGCTACCCTGACCAAGGAGTTCCGTGCCGACGGCTTTTACGAACGTTTCCCTGCTAAAGGACAACTTGAACGGGTACGGAAGATCCATCAGCGGCTGCTGGATGCGATTGTCGGATAAGCGACGAGCATTCTTGCTGGGCGTCGTCTTGCCGCTTGTGTTCGATGTGCTTCTATCCGTTGCCGGATTAGGGGCCGGGTCTTTGATGGCGGCAGAGACGGATAGGCTCGAGGTTGGGGTGGAGTCCGGTGGTGGGGTCCATGCGACGGCTCAGGTCTTATTTCCGGCCAAGCTTGAGATCATTCAGGCGTTGTTGAGCGACTATCGACACTGGCCGGACCTGTTTGAGGCTCGTATGCGGGTGGCCGACTTACACATCCATGATGGGATCGCCACGGTCGACCTTCGCATTGATCACCCGTTGATGCCGGGTGAGCGCAGGTTAGTCACGGAATCAAGGATGTTACCGAACGGTGGCCTTGTGACCGACCTCACGGGAGGCGACTTCAAGCGCTATCGTCGACTGTGGAAACTGCAACCGGCCGGAGAAGGAAACCAGACGCGTGCTGATTTCGAGCTGACGGTTGAAATCAAATCCATGGTCCCGGATTGGCTCGTGGCAATCGCCGTGCGGCAGGAACTGGACGCGCACTTTCGCATCGTCAAACAGAAAGCGTTGGAACACTCCAAGCCGTAACTGACATGGCTCGAGTTTCGGAAGAGAAGAATCCCGGCGCAACGGTACTGGCAGGTCTCTATGTCATTCTGGATCCGTCAGTCCGTCCCGATCGTCCACTCCTCGATGTGTTGAAAGCGTCCGCAACAGCCGGCGTTAAAATATTTCAATACCGGAACAAGACGGCTTCGATGAAAGCATCATATGCGGAGGCGTTGCCGCTGAGAAAGGCGGCGCATGAGCTCGGCGCCCTGTTCATCGTCAATGATCGATGCGATTTGGCTCTGGCCGTGGATGCGGACGGTGTGCATCTCGGACAGGGAGACTTACCGCTCGACCTCGCACGAACTGTCATGGGGCCTGACAAACTGATCGGCATTTCGACGCACAGCCGAGCCCAAGTGGTGGCGGCGACAGCCGGCAGGCCCGACTACCTCGGCTTTGGTCCGATTTTTACGCCCGGCTCAAAATTGGACTATGATCCGATCGTTGGTCTGCAAGGGCTACGAGCAATCCGTCCCTTGACCGCACTCCCGATCTTCGCCATCGGCGGGATTACAGTGGATCGTACAAAAGAAGTGATTCGAGCAGGAGCCGACGGCGTAGCGGTCATCTCCGCCATTCTCAAGGCACCGGATATTTCGCAGGCCGTTACCGATTTTGTCTCGCGGATCTCATCATCAACTTCGTCAGGTTCTTGACCGCAGCCGATCGGGCAAGGTGTAGGACTGCGGGTCGGAAGCGGCTTTGCAGGCCTGGCTCGTAGGGGAGTGGGCCGATCACAGGTATTCCGGATTGTTTGCGAAGGATCTCAATCGTCGATCGCTCCTGAACGCGCGCGAGGGTCGATCTGACGGAATGTGTGCGATTCAGAACGAGCGCGATCATCCTGATCTTCTGTCGCCGAAGGGCTTCGACGGTCAACAAGGCGTGATTGATTCCGCCCAGTCCGGATCGTCCAACGACGATAACCGGAAGGCGCAAGTGTTTGATCAAGCTCAGCACGTTGTCGCTGTGCGTGATGGGTACTTGAAGGCCGCCGACTCCTTCGACCACCATGCACTCATATCGGCTGGATAATAGACGATAGATCTTGCTGATCGTGCCGGGATTGATGCTGAGCCCTGTTAGTTGCGCAGCGGTAAGGGGAGCGACCGGCAATGCAAATGAATAGGGACAGATCGCTCCCCATGTCTCTTCACTTTCTACGATGGATCGTAGTCGGCCTGCATCCGACCGAGCTTCTCCTCCTGCCGAGACTCCTGTCTCAATCGGTTTCATCACGCCCACCGTCAGTCCGCGCTTCTTCAGATGCAGGGCGAGCGCAGCTGTAACCACTGTCTTCCCGACTCCCGTATCGGTACCGGTTATGAAGACGCCATGCGGCATGAAAAAAACTCATGGTTGATGGTGCAGGGCATGGTAATGGCTAAGGGTTCATGATTTAGGAGCGAGCGTGTATCCTGCTCCGTTGGATGATTTTCCGGCCATCAGCCATCAACCATTACACCATTAGCCATATGCTTTTCCTTACAGGTGTCTGCTGTCGCAGTTCCAAACCTGTCCCGATACATCGTTGAGTTGCGCCACATGTACGATCGTACTGACGGCCTCCTCGATCGCCGGGGGACGGCGCAATGCGTGATCCGGCCATCCACTGCCTTCCGGGAATATTCCCTCGGTCAGGTCGGTCTTCTGCCAGCCGGGCAGCACGAGATTCACGCGAATATTGTGCGGACCCCACTCTAATGCAGCCGATCGTACGAGTCCGATCAATCCCGCCTTCGATGTCGCATAGGCGCTCTGACCGGTCGTCCCGTGGAATCCCGTGTGTGACCCGATCACAATGATGGAGCCTCCGCCTCGATCGAGCATGAAAGGTGCCATGGCTCGCAAGCAGTGAAATGTTCCTGTGAGGTTCGTGACGATGACATTCGCCCAGATCTCGTCCGAATGGCGCAGGAGCACATCGCTCTGTCCGATTCCAGCATTGCAGACAAATGCTAATGGGCCGGACGAGCAGCTGGAAAATTTGTCGATCATGCGTCGAACGGATTCAGCTTCTCGAATATCCGCATAGTATGAGTCTCCGATTCCACCGCTCTTCAGGACGTGCTCCAAGGTCGCTTCTGCCGCCGGTTTATTCCGATAGTAATGGACTCCTACGTACCATCCGATTTTTCCGAATGCTTGACTGATGGCGCGACCGATGCCTCCGGAAGCCCCGGTAATGAGGACAGCAGGGCGATCAGACGGTGTGGTCAGTCCATCCTTCACGGAGGGTATTGATGAAATGAGAGGTTCCATATCCGAGAGAATTATGCTGTGGGAAGTGGGTCAAGACAAGCACGTATCGAAACTCGGCACTATAATCTATCGGCTTGCCGCCCTCGGCACTCCTATGATACCGTCAAATCTCGTATCTGGAGCAGGAACAATGGTGAAGCGGACATGTCATATGCGGATGGGATTGACGGTAGGACTGTGCCTGCTCTTGGGACTACACCCATGTTCTGTGGTGTTCAGTGCCGAGGAACCGGTTACGATTACCAAGTCCGAGGAGTATTTCCCTGATACGCTGGGGAGCCGCTGGACCTATCGCGGCCAGATCAGCGAGGGGCCGCTGCAATCTGTTGAACTGAAGTTTTTTACGAACGTATCGACGGTTTCGGGGACCAAGACGATGAACGGCGTGACCGTGACGGTGTTCCATGATACGAACCCGGGAGATCATGGACCGTCGGATAGTTTTTATCGACGCGATGCGGTCGGCATCGTCTACTATGGTTCGGATCCGGGAACACCGTTGGAGAAACAGATTACGCCCTACCAGATTTTCCGATTTCCGCTGAGAATCCCGTCCTCATTTCAGCAGTTCGACCGAATGGGGGTTGATTTCGGCAGCGATATGGATCGTGATCAAACAGATGAGAAGGTCGATACACAGGGGTGGAGTAAGGTGATCGGTCGAGAAACCATCACTGTCCCAGCCGGTACGTTCCAGGATGCCATCAAAGTTGAAGCACGGATGAACATGAAGATCCACTTGTCAGGAAGCCGTCACACCGTTTCCGGAATCGATGTGATGACGGCGTGGTTCGCCAAAGGGGTCGGGCTCGTGAAGTATTCAGAACGGCAGGAATTATCCGCGATCAAGGAGGACCGCGGCGTGATCACGGAAATTACGGAAGAACTTGAAGACTACGACATCAAAGCGGCGAAGCCTCATTGAGTCGATTCGAATCCCCGACGAAGAGTGTTCTCGCTGATGACTCTGGCGGTCATAAACTGGTTCAAGTAATCTTCCCCACCCGCTTTCGCACCTACCCCTGAGAAACGGTGTCCACCGAAGGGTTGACGAGAGACGAGGGCGCCGGTGATCGATCGATTCAAGTACAGATTTCCTACGTCGAATTGCTCGCGGGCCATCGCAAGATGAGCCGGACTCCTGGCATACACCCCTCCGGTCAAGGCATAGGCGGTTCCGTTTGCCACGTGGATGGCATGGGCCATACTGTCCGCTTCCATAACGGCTAATACCGGTCCAAAAATTTCCTCTTGCGCCAGACGGTGATGGGGTTGAATATCGACAAACACCGTCGGTCCGACGAAATACCCGGTCTGATCCACGGATCGTTGCACGAGAAGCCGGCCTTCTTCGAGACCGATGGAAATATAGCGTTGTATGCTCGCTTGGGCTTTGGCATCAATGACCGGTCCCACCT from Nitrospira sp. includes the following:
- a CDS encoding Epoxyqueuosine reductase QueG, with translation MSITAAIKQEARALGFDAVGITHVSGGQTGSAAGNQGNGPFSHSETTAPRHLFDRLTEWLRRGYHGTMAWMERAPNKRADPGRVLAGCRSIISLGINYLTEQRADEQPGYGRIARYAWGRDYHKLFDARLKQLEQVIHEMAPESKTRSYCDTGPIMEKAWAEQAGLGWIGKHSNLVSADYGSWLLLGEVLTTLDLEPDEPATDLCGSCTLCIQACPTRAIIEPYVVDATRCISYLTIELRGDDAVIPHELQADIGNKIFGCDDCLDVCPFNLRAEPTQERAFQSSSLTLSPNLRELSNLDESTFTAVFQQSPIRRAKHQGFLRNVAIAQRNLKSS
- a CDS encoding Thiamin-phosphate pyrophosphorylase, which gives rise to MARVSEEKNPGATVLAGLYVILDPSVRPDRPLLDVLKASATAGVKIFQYRNKTASMKASYAEALPLRKAAHELGALFIVNDRCDLALAVDADGVHLGQGDLPLDLARTVMGPDKLIGISTHSRAQVVAATAGRPDYLGFGPIFTPGSKLDYDPIVGLQGLRAIRPLTALPIFAIGGITVDRTKEVIRAGADGVAVISAILKAPDISQAVTDFVSRISSSTSSGS
- a CDS encoding Dethiobiotin synthase BioD, translated to MPHGVFITGTDTGVGKTVVTAALALHLKKRGLTVGVMKPIETGVSAGGEARSDAGRLRSIVESEETWGAICPYSFALPVAPLTAAQLTGLSINPGTISKIYRLLSSRYECMVVEGVGGLQVPITHSDNVLSLIKHLRLPVIVVGRSGLGGINHALLTVEALRRQKIRMIALVLNRTHSVRSTLARVQERSTIEILRKQSGIPVIGPLPYEPGLQSRFRPAVLHLARSAAVKNLTKLMMRSARQNR
- a CDS encoding Oxidoreductase, short-chain dehydrogenase/reductase family; this translates as MEPLISSIPSVKDGLTTPSDRPAVLITGASGGIGRAISQAFGKIGWYVGVHYYRNKPAAEATLEHVLKSGGIGDSYYADIREAESVRRMIDKFSSCSSGPLAFVCNAGIGQSDVLLRHSDEIWANVIVTNLTGTFHCLRAMAPFMLDRGGGSIIVIGSHTGFHGTTGQSAYATSKAGLIGLVRSAALEWGPHNIRVNLVLPGWQKTDLTEGIFPEGSGWPDHALRRPPAIEEAVSTIVHVAQLNDVSGQVWNCDSRHL